The following proteins come from a genomic window of Diprion similis isolate iyDipSimi1 chromosome 8, iyDipSimi1.1, whole genome shotgun sequence:
- the LOC124409025 gene encoding uncharacterized protein LOC124409025 isoform X1 → MTMASVAVTQGSPGNPSAMLTPKRYHLQSGTGTGSPSPTASPTPGKNYDTLSKGKKSWSVRLGLSRQSQMQSEEGPKQGWGTISGGSALSRQMRYGDPWLYGTVRGSHQAVLDSRSGCSGFGGRPILVVCSCPEFLSGTTRRLGNCKKCGGHRLAGLPLGGTCRTPSAASRLRPSLAGVLRPALDDPYDLVRRSRLVEPRSRARSISPHRQGPRDGGRSQSVAWSAKEQDHWFNSESNNSGFRQRKGWRKREEEWLQDEGGARDADARRSILECDVNPYLLVKKQATRDEDEFSDDLSDNALELDEPLPTLFDPSKVKSIERIPARCSVAAIGGQRIRVFNEPREPSDEDEQVGNLAVTPTTGIPIPKVSPKRPPRKTRNTEAKAAPVKSILKRLRAGRPPGVKKKSVLFNVNNVVFAPAKLEFGRHSEEPEEDVEENIVPEEKVEKRPKFITIPNIRDPRSTDKISTARKPTTPARISGIPKSITRTETVARPAPPPVPVPETVAASINESDVGNGKVRPEDETELEIEIEELKEQATENDEEERHVETTEMTETNDPTPARRPALQRSQSERTPTKPGMVENVQFTDTMRLSIRRRIQRDAETAGSQDTPHQVAEEPDPTRTLVPLPVEEAEDEAEPNLPGDLPVRRDAEPELPPRSNWEGFQRMRPTSWSPPPSKHKSLPQNRSSDPGTTDFKPPKPSLAADIKASFNSKVGVASSRSENVFKITVSPLQSPLVHRLQIGSEAPSRGGRRTSIMINGDQNSSGESSSNNKVTISVGGEDSVCNPTVISVNTDVSPKIQSSSENRTLVILDNYSSNIIVKPCASRPDVDEDCERDSTEKHVDHAKPSVPEEGVEGKRIPPLSKEAVVSKLLEDSLMKARRNGEILDETSGEAILKILKETLLKSGDYESSESTVEPDPTYSRSSSLNSEVDFVAANMYIEENPYEVIKEPIYEEIPDDQPPPLPLSPPPSEPFQKEQMYFGEEYKEASYYKKFNSGQLLRSYFPDDFFKKPTAEELSSKIYHPSEPFAKKASSSQEENYASKFELLNYLIDSKERTGLVEEEEDAEGELDALYEQKETSLDDLSSKSSQISNVSDSSEDGNLPLATSSSPETLKMRTVDIERTDSGVGSESSQASSSRGAVRRWRGSSGGSSGPGSLLGVMPQVVSGDAKLCQDCEQRLDPLVTISGVVYAPFVCRKCAKKRSERKEIVMEIVETEQKYGRDLQIILEEFYRPMLRAGLLTQDQLSAIFLNVEELLEHNITLAEKLREAVEIVQESGDEDLVTMDVGKIFLESEGMLHAFESYCTRQGSASLLLQNLEKEKELLRIFLKVSQMENAVLRRMNLNSFLMVPVQRVTKYPLLLARLFKATPSNRPDIQTARNKLKQAQTNIELHLEHMNAEAKDVTSTKLWRRISIIQNGRRSMGEQDMVNIKLRKMAVEVLEWAHEEVRFALEGRLLVALPTDNNWRRGKTVKLVPVTAMLVTNGKPNTQFLDLTDDSLFPRQIGIKEATLLLVKEKIGRYSLLREPLYLDKCIVCCEADLEDYFEIQELSSKETFIFKAEDGVRTKRWCRTLQAHAQSLGAWRRRRGALANIMICGVDRN, encoded by the exons atgacgatggccAGTGTGGCGGTTACCCAGGGTAGCCCAGGTAACCCTTCCGCGATGCTCACCCCGAAGAGGTACCATCTCCAGTCGGGAACCGGCACCGGATCCCCTTCGCCGACGGCCTCCCCGACCCCCGGAAAG AATTACGACACCCTGAGCAAGGGCAAGAAATCGTGGAGCGTCCGACTGGGTCTCTCCCGGCAAAGCCAGATGCAGTCCGAGGAGGGTCCGAAGCAGGGCTGGGGAACGATAAGTGGGGGAAGCGCGCTGTCGCGTCAAATGCGATACGGCGATCCGTGGCTGTACGGAACGGTCCGAGGAAGTCACCAGGCGGTTTTGGACTCCCGTTCAGGGTGCTCGGGGTTCGGAGGCCGTCCGATCCTGGTGGTCTGCTCGTGCCCGGAGTTCCTTAGCGGAACAACACGGCGGTTGGGTAACTGCAAGAAGTGCGGGGGCCACCGGCTCGCCGGTCTTCCGCTGGGTGGCACGTGCCGCACCCCCTCGGCCGCGTCACGGCTGCGGCCAAGTTTGGCCGGAGTTTTGCGTCCGGCTTTGGACGACCCTTACGACCTGGTGCGCCGCTCGCGATTGGTGGAGCCGCGCTCCAGAGCCCGTAGCATAAGTCCCCATCGCCAGGGGCCCCGAGACGGTGGGCGAAGCCAGAGCGTTGCGTGGTCGGCGAAGGAGCAGGATCACTGGTTCAACTCGGAGAGTAATAACTCAGGTTTCCGTCAGCGGAAGGGGTGGAGGAAACGGGAAGAGGAATGGCTTCAGGACGAAGGGGGCGCCCGTGACGCCGACGCCCGGCGCAGCATTCTAGAGTGCGATGTGAACCCCTACCTGCTCGTAAAGAAGCAGGCAACTCGTGACGAGGACGAGTTCAGCGACGACCTATCCGACAACGCCCTCGAGCTTGATGAGCCCCTGCCCACCCTCTTCGACCCCTCTAAGGTCAAGTCTATAGAACGCATCCCCGCGCGATGCTCCGTCGCTGCTATTGGCGGACAACGCATCAGGGTCTTCAACGAGCCCCGGGAACCCTCGGACGAAGATGAACAAGTTGGGAACCTCGCTGTAACCCCGACCACTGGGATCCCCATTCCCAAGGTTTCGCCGAAGCGGCCGCCACGGAAGACGAGGAACACCGAGGCCAAGGCGGCGCCCGTTAAGAGCATACTCAAAAGGCTCAGGGCCGGCAGGCCACCGGgggtgaagaagaagagcgtGCTCTTCAACGTCAACAACGTCGTCTTTGCACCGGCGAAACTTGAGTTTGGCAGGCACTCCGAGGAACCGGAGGAGGACGTCGAAGAGAACATCGTACCCGAGGAGAAGGTCGAGAAGAGGCCGAAGTTCATCACCATCCCGAACATCAGGGACCCCAGATCCACGGATAAGATCAGTACAGCCAGGAAACCGACGACACCGGCGAGGATATCCGGGATACCGAAAAGCATCACACGCACGGAAACCGTGGCTAGACCAGCACCGCCACCGGTTCCGGTTCCCGAAACCGTTGCAGCGTCAATTAACGAGTCGGACGTTGGAAATGGGAAGGTACGACCGGAAGACGAAACCGAGCTCGAAATCGAGATCGAAGAGCTCAAGGAGCAGGCGACGGAAAACGACGAAGAGGAGCGACATGTCGAGACGACCGAGATGACCGAGACAAACG ACCCAACACCAGCCCGGAGACCAGCGCTCCAGCGCAGCCAAAGTGAGCGCACCCCAACGAAACCGGGAATGGTGGAGAACGTCCAGTTCACGGACACGATGAGGCTCAGCATTCGCAGGCGGATCCAGAGGGACGCCGAAACCGCCGGTTCCCAGGACACACCACACCAGGTCGCCGAAGAACCGGATCCCACTCGCACCCTGGTCCCACTTCCAGTTGAGGAAGCGGAAGACGAAGCGGAGCCGAATTTACCCGGAGATTTGCCGGTGCGTCGGGACGCGGAACCGGAACTACCGCCAAGGTCGAATTGGGAAGGCTTCCAGAGGATGAGGCCCACCAGCTGGTCCCCGCCGCCTTCTAAGCACAAAAGTTTGCCCCAGAACCGAAGCAGTGATCCTGGTACTACTGACTTCAAACCGCCGAAGCCGTCACTCGCGGCAGATATAAAGGCGTCCTTTAACTCCAAGGTCGGAGTGGCCTCGAGCAGGTCAGAAAACGTCTTCAAGATAACGGTCAGCCCACTTCAGTCCCCGCTCGTCCACAGACTGCAAATTGGTTCCGAAGCGCCGAGTCGCGGCGGTAGAAGAACGTCGATAATGATAAACGGGGACCAAAATTCGAGCGGAGAATCAAGCTCGAACAACAAGGTGACCATCAGCGTGGGCGGTGAGGACAGCGTCTGCAACCCGACTGTGATATCGGTTAACACCGACGTTTCGCCGAAGATCCAAAGCTCCTCAGAGAACAGGACGCTAGTCATACTGGATAATTATAGCTCTAACATAATCGTCAAACCCTGCGCAAGCAGACCGGATGTTGACGAAGATTGCGAGAGGGATTCCACGGAGAAACACGTGGACCACGCAAAGCCGTCTGTCCCTGAAGAAGGGGTTGAAGGAAAGCGGATCCCACCGCTCTCCAAGGAAGCGGTGGTCTCCAAGCTGCTCGAAGACTCGCTGATGAAAGCGCGAAGGAACGGCGAGATCCTCGACGAGACAAGTGGTGAGGCGATATTGAAGATACTGAAGGAGACGCTGCTCAAGTCGGGCGACTACGAGAGCTCCGAATCGACGGTCGAGCCCGATCCGACCTACTCGAGATCCTCGAGCCTGAATTCGGAGGTCGATTTCGTGGCGGCTAATATGTACATCGAGGAGAATCCGTACGAAGTGATTAAGGAACCGATTTACGAAGAGATTCCCGACGATCAACCGCCGCCGCTTCCGCTGAGCCCGCCGCCCTCGGAGCCCTTCCAAAAGGAGCAGATGTACTTCGGCGAGGAGTACAAGGAGGCGAGCTACTACAAGAAGTTCAACTCCGGTCAGCTGCTGAGATCCTATTTCCCGGACGACTTCTTCAAGAAGCCGACCGCCGAGGAACTCAGCTCGAAAATTTATCATCCGTCGGAACCGTTCGCCAAAAAGGCCTCCTCTTCGCAGGAGGAGAATTACGCTTCCAAATTTGAGCTTTTGAACTACCTTATCGACTCCAAGGAACGGACTGGGCTCGtcgaggaggaagaggatgcTGAGGGGGAGTTAGACGCGCTTTACGAACAAAAGGAGACCAGTCTCGATGATCTCAGCTCCAAGAGTTCACAGATATCGAACGTGTCCGACAGCAGCGAAGATGGCAATTTACCATTGGCTACTTCAAGCTCTCCAGAAACTTTGAAG ATGAGGACCGTCGACATTGAGCGAACCGACAGCGGCGTTGGGTCCGAAAGCAGCCAAGCGAGTAGCAGCCGCGGGGCAGTCCGGCGATGGAGAGGAAGCAGCGGGGGATCTTCAGGCCCAGGAAGTCTCCTCGGAGTGATGCCGCAGGTGGTTTCTGGCGATGCGAAACTCTGCCAAGACTGCGAACAGCGGCTTGATCCTCTGGTCACGATCAG TGGTGTTGTCTACGCTCCGTTCGTCTGCAGAAAGTGCGCAAAAAAGCGATCCGAGCGCAAGGAGATCGTGATGGAGATCGTCGAGACGGAGCAGAAGTACGGAAGGGACCTGCAAATCATACTCGAAGAGTTCTACAGGCCGATGCTTAGGGCCGGTCTTCTCACCCAGGACCAGCTATCCGCGATATTTCTGAACGTCGAGGAACTCCTAGAGCACAATATCACTCTCGCCGAGAAGCTGAGGGAGGCTGTTGAAATCGTTCAG GAGTCCGGAGATGAGGACCTGGTCACCATGGACGTCGGCAAGATATTCCTCGAGTCTGAGGGTATGCTTCACGCCTTCGAGAGCTACTGCACAAGACAGGGAAGCGCCAGTTTGCTGCTGCAGAATCtcgagaaggagaaggagctGCTGAGGATATTTCTCAAGGTGTCGCAGATGGAGAACGCCGTTCTTCGCAGAATGAACCTCAACTCTTTCCTCATGGTCCCCGTGCAGAGGGTCACCAAGTATCCTCTGCTGCTCGCGAGACTCTTCAAAGCCACTCCGTCGAATCGACCTGACATCCAGACTGCCAGGAATAAACTGAAACAGGCTCAGACCAACATCGAATTGCACTTGGAGCACATGAATGCC GAGGCCAAAGACGTGACATCGACGAAGCTGTGGCGCAGGATTTCCATCATTCAAAACGGAAGGCGCTCCATGGGGGAACAGGATATGGTCAACATAAAGCTACGGAAG ATGGCCGTCGAGGTGTTGGAATGGGCTCACGAAGAGGTCAGATTTGCTCTGGAGGGGAGACTTCTGGTAGCTCTGCCAACCGACAACAATTGGCGACGGGGAAAGACCGTCAAACTCGTACCGGTAACCGCGATGCTGGTCACGAATGGAAAA CCGAACACTCAGTTCCTCGATCTTACTGATGATTCCCTATTCCCAAGGCAGATTGGAATCAAGGAAGCAACGCTTTTGCTCGTCAAGGAAAAAATCGGCCGATATTCTCTGCTGAGG GAACCTCTTTACCTGGACAAGTGCATCGTCTGCTGCGAAGCAGATCTTGAGGATTACTTTGAGATCCAGGAATTATCATCGAAGGAAACATTTATATTTAAG GCGGAAGACGGTGTGCGAACAAAACGATGGTGCAGGACTCTTCAGGCCCACGCGCAATCCTTAGGCGCTTGGCGTCGGCGTCGCGGTGCCTTGGCGAACATCATGATATGCGGCGTCGATCGAAATTGA
- the LOC124409025 gene encoding uncharacterized protein LOC124409025 isoform X2 encodes MTMASVAVTQGSPGNPSAMLTPKRYHLQSGTGTGSPSPTASPTPGKNYDTLSKGKKSWSVRLGLSRQSQMQSEEGPKQGWGTISGGSALSRQMRYGDPWLYGTVRGSHQAVLDSRSGCSGFGGRPILVVCSCPEFLSGTTRRLGNCKKCGGHRLAGLPLGGTCRTPSAASRLRPSLAGVLRPALDDPYDLVRRSRLVEPRSRARSISPHRQGPRDGGRSQSVAWSAKEQDHWFNSESNNSGFRQRKGWRKREEEWLQDEGGARDADARRSILECDVNPYLLVKKQATRDEDEFSDDLSDNALELDEPLPTLFDPSKVKSIERIPARCSVAAIGGQRIRVFNEPREPSDEDEQVGNLAVTPTTGIPIPKVSPKRPPRKTRNTEAKAAPVKSILKRLRAGRPPGVKKKSVLFNVNNVVFAPAKLEFGRHSEEPEEDVEENIVPEEKVEKRPKFITIPNIRDPRSTDKISTARKPTTPARISGIPKSITRTETVARPAPPPVPVPETVAASINESDVGNGKVRPEDETELEIEIEELKEQATENDEEERHVETTEMTETNDPTPARRPALQRSQSERTPTKPGMVENVQFTDTMRLSIRRRIQRDAETAGSQDTPHQVAEEPDPTRTLVPLPVEEAEDEAEPNLPGDLPVRRDAEPELPPRSNWEGFQRMRPTSWSPPPSKHKSLPQNRSSDPGTTDFKPPKPSLAADIKASFNSKVGVASSRSENVFKITVSPLQSPLVHRLQIGSEAPSRGGRRTSIMINGDQNSSGESSSNNKVTISVGGEDSVCNPTVISVNTDVSPKIQSSSENRTLVILDNYSSNIIVKPCASRPDVDEDCERDSTEKHVDHAKPSVPEEGVEGKRIPPLSKEAVVSKLLEDSLMKARRNGEILDETSGEAILKILKETLLKSGDYESSESTVEPDPTYSRSSSLNSEVDFVAANMYIEENPYEVIKEPIYEEIPDDQPPPLPLSPPPSEPFQKEQMYFGEEYKEASYYKKFNSGQLLRSYFPDDFFKKPTAEELSSKIYHPSEPFAKKASSSQEENYASKFELLNYLIDSKERTGLVEEEEDAEGELDALYEQKETSLDDLSSKSSQISNVSDSSEDGNLPLATSSSPETLKMRTVDIERTDSGVGSESSQASSSRGAVRRWRGSSGGSSGPGSLLGVMPQVVSGDAKLCQDCEQRLDPLVTISGVVYAPFVCRKCAKKRSERKEIVMEIVETEQKYGRDLQIILEEFYRPMLRAGLLTQDQLSAIFLNVEELLEHNITLAEKLREAVEIVQSGDEDLVTMDVGKIFLESEGMLHAFESYCTRQGSASLLLQNLEKEKELLRIFLKVSQMENAVLRRMNLNSFLMVPVQRVTKYPLLLARLFKATPSNRPDIQTARNKLKQAQTNIELHLEHMNAEAKDVTSTKLWRRISIIQNGRRSMGEQDMVNIKLRKMAVEVLEWAHEEVRFALEGRLLVALPTDNNWRRGKTVKLVPVTAMLVTNGKPNTQFLDLTDDSLFPRQIGIKEATLLLVKEKIGRYSLLREPLYLDKCIVCCEADLEDYFEIQELSSKETFIFKAEDGVRTKRWCRTLQAHAQSLGAWRRRRGALANIMICGVDRN; translated from the exons atgacgatggccAGTGTGGCGGTTACCCAGGGTAGCCCAGGTAACCCTTCCGCGATGCTCACCCCGAAGAGGTACCATCTCCAGTCGGGAACCGGCACCGGATCCCCTTCGCCGACGGCCTCCCCGACCCCCGGAAAG AATTACGACACCCTGAGCAAGGGCAAGAAATCGTGGAGCGTCCGACTGGGTCTCTCCCGGCAAAGCCAGATGCAGTCCGAGGAGGGTCCGAAGCAGGGCTGGGGAACGATAAGTGGGGGAAGCGCGCTGTCGCGTCAAATGCGATACGGCGATCCGTGGCTGTACGGAACGGTCCGAGGAAGTCACCAGGCGGTTTTGGACTCCCGTTCAGGGTGCTCGGGGTTCGGAGGCCGTCCGATCCTGGTGGTCTGCTCGTGCCCGGAGTTCCTTAGCGGAACAACACGGCGGTTGGGTAACTGCAAGAAGTGCGGGGGCCACCGGCTCGCCGGTCTTCCGCTGGGTGGCACGTGCCGCACCCCCTCGGCCGCGTCACGGCTGCGGCCAAGTTTGGCCGGAGTTTTGCGTCCGGCTTTGGACGACCCTTACGACCTGGTGCGCCGCTCGCGATTGGTGGAGCCGCGCTCCAGAGCCCGTAGCATAAGTCCCCATCGCCAGGGGCCCCGAGACGGTGGGCGAAGCCAGAGCGTTGCGTGGTCGGCGAAGGAGCAGGATCACTGGTTCAACTCGGAGAGTAATAACTCAGGTTTCCGTCAGCGGAAGGGGTGGAGGAAACGGGAAGAGGAATGGCTTCAGGACGAAGGGGGCGCCCGTGACGCCGACGCCCGGCGCAGCATTCTAGAGTGCGATGTGAACCCCTACCTGCTCGTAAAGAAGCAGGCAACTCGTGACGAGGACGAGTTCAGCGACGACCTATCCGACAACGCCCTCGAGCTTGATGAGCCCCTGCCCACCCTCTTCGACCCCTCTAAGGTCAAGTCTATAGAACGCATCCCCGCGCGATGCTCCGTCGCTGCTATTGGCGGACAACGCATCAGGGTCTTCAACGAGCCCCGGGAACCCTCGGACGAAGATGAACAAGTTGGGAACCTCGCTGTAACCCCGACCACTGGGATCCCCATTCCCAAGGTTTCGCCGAAGCGGCCGCCACGGAAGACGAGGAACACCGAGGCCAAGGCGGCGCCCGTTAAGAGCATACTCAAAAGGCTCAGGGCCGGCAGGCCACCGGgggtgaagaagaagagcgtGCTCTTCAACGTCAACAACGTCGTCTTTGCACCGGCGAAACTTGAGTTTGGCAGGCACTCCGAGGAACCGGAGGAGGACGTCGAAGAGAACATCGTACCCGAGGAGAAGGTCGAGAAGAGGCCGAAGTTCATCACCATCCCGAACATCAGGGACCCCAGATCCACGGATAAGATCAGTACAGCCAGGAAACCGACGACACCGGCGAGGATATCCGGGATACCGAAAAGCATCACACGCACGGAAACCGTGGCTAGACCAGCACCGCCACCGGTTCCGGTTCCCGAAACCGTTGCAGCGTCAATTAACGAGTCGGACGTTGGAAATGGGAAGGTACGACCGGAAGACGAAACCGAGCTCGAAATCGAGATCGAAGAGCTCAAGGAGCAGGCGACGGAAAACGACGAAGAGGAGCGACATGTCGAGACGACCGAGATGACCGAGACAAACG ACCCAACACCAGCCCGGAGACCAGCGCTCCAGCGCAGCCAAAGTGAGCGCACCCCAACGAAACCGGGAATGGTGGAGAACGTCCAGTTCACGGACACGATGAGGCTCAGCATTCGCAGGCGGATCCAGAGGGACGCCGAAACCGCCGGTTCCCAGGACACACCACACCAGGTCGCCGAAGAACCGGATCCCACTCGCACCCTGGTCCCACTTCCAGTTGAGGAAGCGGAAGACGAAGCGGAGCCGAATTTACCCGGAGATTTGCCGGTGCGTCGGGACGCGGAACCGGAACTACCGCCAAGGTCGAATTGGGAAGGCTTCCAGAGGATGAGGCCCACCAGCTGGTCCCCGCCGCCTTCTAAGCACAAAAGTTTGCCCCAGAACCGAAGCAGTGATCCTGGTACTACTGACTTCAAACCGCCGAAGCCGTCACTCGCGGCAGATATAAAGGCGTCCTTTAACTCCAAGGTCGGAGTGGCCTCGAGCAGGTCAGAAAACGTCTTCAAGATAACGGTCAGCCCACTTCAGTCCCCGCTCGTCCACAGACTGCAAATTGGTTCCGAAGCGCCGAGTCGCGGCGGTAGAAGAACGTCGATAATGATAAACGGGGACCAAAATTCGAGCGGAGAATCAAGCTCGAACAACAAGGTGACCATCAGCGTGGGCGGTGAGGACAGCGTCTGCAACCCGACTGTGATATCGGTTAACACCGACGTTTCGCCGAAGATCCAAAGCTCCTCAGAGAACAGGACGCTAGTCATACTGGATAATTATAGCTCTAACATAATCGTCAAACCCTGCGCAAGCAGACCGGATGTTGACGAAGATTGCGAGAGGGATTCCACGGAGAAACACGTGGACCACGCAAAGCCGTCTGTCCCTGAAGAAGGGGTTGAAGGAAAGCGGATCCCACCGCTCTCCAAGGAAGCGGTGGTCTCCAAGCTGCTCGAAGACTCGCTGATGAAAGCGCGAAGGAACGGCGAGATCCTCGACGAGACAAGTGGTGAGGCGATATTGAAGATACTGAAGGAGACGCTGCTCAAGTCGGGCGACTACGAGAGCTCCGAATCGACGGTCGAGCCCGATCCGACCTACTCGAGATCCTCGAGCCTGAATTCGGAGGTCGATTTCGTGGCGGCTAATATGTACATCGAGGAGAATCCGTACGAAGTGATTAAGGAACCGATTTACGAAGAGATTCCCGACGATCAACCGCCGCCGCTTCCGCTGAGCCCGCCGCCCTCGGAGCCCTTCCAAAAGGAGCAGATGTACTTCGGCGAGGAGTACAAGGAGGCGAGCTACTACAAGAAGTTCAACTCCGGTCAGCTGCTGAGATCCTATTTCCCGGACGACTTCTTCAAGAAGCCGACCGCCGAGGAACTCAGCTCGAAAATTTATCATCCGTCGGAACCGTTCGCCAAAAAGGCCTCCTCTTCGCAGGAGGAGAATTACGCTTCCAAATTTGAGCTTTTGAACTACCTTATCGACTCCAAGGAACGGACTGGGCTCGtcgaggaggaagaggatgcTGAGGGGGAGTTAGACGCGCTTTACGAACAAAAGGAGACCAGTCTCGATGATCTCAGCTCCAAGAGTTCACAGATATCGAACGTGTCCGACAGCAGCGAAGATGGCAATTTACCATTGGCTACTTCAAGCTCTCCAGAAACTTTGAAG ATGAGGACCGTCGACATTGAGCGAACCGACAGCGGCGTTGGGTCCGAAAGCAGCCAAGCGAGTAGCAGCCGCGGGGCAGTCCGGCGATGGAGAGGAAGCAGCGGGGGATCTTCAGGCCCAGGAAGTCTCCTCGGAGTGATGCCGCAGGTGGTTTCTGGCGATGCGAAACTCTGCCAAGACTGCGAACAGCGGCTTGATCCTCTGGTCACGATCAG TGGTGTTGTCTACGCTCCGTTCGTCTGCAGAAAGTGCGCAAAAAAGCGATCCGAGCGCAAGGAGATCGTGATGGAGATCGTCGAGACGGAGCAGAAGTACGGAAGGGACCTGCAAATCATACTCGAAGAGTTCTACAGGCCGATGCTTAGGGCCGGTCTTCTCACCCAGGACCAGCTATCCGCGATATTTCTGAACGTCGAGGAACTCCTAGAGCACAATATCACTCTCGCCGAGAAGCTGAGGGAGGCTGTTGAAATCGTTCAG TCCGGAGATGAGGACCTGGTCACCATGGACGTCGGCAAGATATTCCTCGAGTCTGAGGGTATGCTTCACGCCTTCGAGAGCTACTGCACAAGACAGGGAAGCGCCAGTTTGCTGCTGCAGAATCtcgagaaggagaaggagctGCTGAGGATATTTCTCAAGGTGTCGCAGATGGAGAACGCCGTTCTTCGCAGAATGAACCTCAACTCTTTCCTCATGGTCCCCGTGCAGAGGGTCACCAAGTATCCTCTGCTGCTCGCGAGACTCTTCAAAGCCACTCCGTCGAATCGACCTGACATCCAGACTGCCAGGAATAAACTGAAACAGGCTCAGACCAACATCGAATTGCACTTGGAGCACATGAATGCC GAGGCCAAAGACGTGACATCGACGAAGCTGTGGCGCAGGATTTCCATCATTCAAAACGGAAGGCGCTCCATGGGGGAACAGGATATGGTCAACATAAAGCTACGGAAG ATGGCCGTCGAGGTGTTGGAATGGGCTCACGAAGAGGTCAGATTTGCTCTGGAGGGGAGACTTCTGGTAGCTCTGCCAACCGACAACAATTGGCGACGGGGAAAGACCGTCAAACTCGTACCGGTAACCGCGATGCTGGTCACGAATGGAAAA CCGAACACTCAGTTCCTCGATCTTACTGATGATTCCCTATTCCCAAGGCAGATTGGAATCAAGGAAGCAACGCTTTTGCTCGTCAAGGAAAAAATCGGCCGATATTCTCTGCTGAGG GAACCTCTTTACCTGGACAAGTGCATCGTCTGCTGCGAAGCAGATCTTGAGGATTACTTTGAGATCCAGGAATTATCATCGAAGGAAACATTTATATTTAAG GCGGAAGACGGTGTGCGAACAAAACGATGGTGCAGGACTCTTCAGGCCCACGCGCAATCCTTAGGCGCTTGGCGTCGGCGTCGCGGTGCCTTGGCGAACATCATGATATGCGGCGTCGATCGAAATTGA
- the LOC124408981 gene encoding dimethyladenosine transferase 1, mitochondrial: MSVLRLPPLPSIRDLVKLYRLQARKQLSQNFLMDERLTDKIIKMAGRIKDAHILEVGPGPGGLTRSIMRKYPQKLIVVEKDDRFLPTLQLLQETFQNVNGEMEIIIGDILKVNLNVFPECEKKSWDDISPRIHLIGNLPFSLSTHLIIVWLKAISEKSGPWAMGRTRMTLTFQKEVAERLVSEAYARDRCRLSVMAQAWTKPTLKFIIPGKAFVPQPDVDVGVVTFTPLVQPRTNHEFELFEKVTRHIFSFRQKYVVKCTETLFPLSSRKELGMMMVKLAEVDPTTRPFMLEVAEIDRLCTAYKYLCEKHPGIESFNYRASNKLLSHCHTSDVTVEEVSANSM, translated from the exons ATGAGTGTTCTAAGATTACCTCCGTTGCCCTCGATAAGAGATTTGGTCAAACTGTATCGCCTTCAAGCACGTAAACAGTTGTCCCAAAACTTCTTAATGGACGAACGTCTCACAgataaaatcatcaaaatggCAGGTAGAATAAAAGATGCACATATATTGGAAGTCGGACCTGGACCAGGGGGATTGACGCGATCCATAATGAGAAAGTATCCCCAGAAGTTAATAGTAGTTGAAAAAGATGATAGATTTTTGCCTACGTTGCAGCTGCTCCAAGAAACGTTTCAAAACGTAAATGGCGAAATGGAAATAATCATAGGAGATATATTGAAAGTAAATTTGAACGTATTTCCTGAGTGCGAAAAGAAAAGCTGGGACGATATCTCTCCAAGGATTCATTTGATCGGCAATCTGCCATTCAGCCTTTCAACCCATCTTATTATCGTCTGGCTTAAAGCTATCTCTGAGAAAAGCGGACCGTGGGCCATGGGAAGAACCAGAATGACACTTACCTTTCAAAAGGAAGTTGCTGAACGCCTTGTCTCAGAAGCATATGCTCGGGATCGCTGCAGATTGTCAGTCATGGCACAGGCTTGGACTAAACCAACGCTAAAGTTCATCATTCCCG GCAAAGCATTTGTTCCACAGCCTGACGTAGATGTTGGAGTCGTGACATTTACACCACTGGTACAGCCTCGTACAAACcatgaatttgaattatttgagaaaGTTACTCGGCACATATTCAGTTTTCGTCAGAAATACGTTGTGAAATGTACAGA GACTCTGTTTCCGCTTTCTTCTCGAAAGGAGCTTGGAATGATGATGGTAAAGCTAGCCGAAGTTGACCCCACGACAAGACCGTTTATGCTTGAAGTAGCGGAAATAGATCGCCTCTGCACAGCGTACAAATACTTGTGTGAAAAGCATCCCGGCATAGAGTCTTTCAATTACAGAGCTAgtaacaaattattatcacaTTGTCATACGTCGGACGTTACAGTGGAGGAAGTTAGCGCTAATTCAATGTAG
- the LOC124408985 gene encoding cytochrome c oxidase assembly factor 3, mitochondrial, translating into MADEQMPKIHEGKNFRKLSIVEQEYMRIIEEKNLERVNRLKRMRRNNRITGLSLGAMVLGIYGYSMYAVRQENFLDDFEEPAKTTEQ; encoded by the coding sequence ATGGCTGATGAGCAGATGCCAAAAATTCACGAAGGGAAAAACTTTCGTAAATTGTCGATTGTGGAACAAGAGTACATGCGGATTATAGAAGAGAAGAATCTTGAGAGAGTAAACAGGTTGAAACgaatgcgaagaaacaatAGAATAACCGGTCTATCGCTAGGGGCAATGGTTTTAGGAATATACGGATACTCCATGTACGCAGTTCGCcaggaaaattttcttgatGATTTTGAAGAGCCAGCAAAAACGACAGAACAGTAA